The following nucleotide sequence is from Myripristis murdjan chromosome 22, fMyrMur1.1, whole genome shotgun sequence.
TAGTGCATACAGGGGGTCAGACATATACGAAGTACATTTGTCAATTGGTCATTCATTCAGTTGTTAAACATTCAATTAATCACATTCAgttttgacatttaaatgtataattatctgaaaaaaaaatgaatgcaagaCAGTTGGAAAAGTGTGCTTGTTTATGGTGTGGATCATACTTTTGGCTTTGCTTTCAGGGTGTTAACCTTTACATCAAGAACCTGGATGACACTATAGATGATGAGAAGCTGCGAAAGGAGTTCTCTCCATTTGGGTCCATTACAAGTGCTAAGGTTAGAGAAGTCAGACAGATGGCTGCATTGCATGATACCCACTGCCGTGACATCAATGCACTATAGTGTTGTTGTGAGACCGAAGTCATCCAGATTTCATGTGGTGTCTATATTTTAGGTGATGCTGGAGGAGGGTCGCTCCAAGGGCTTTGGTTTTGTCTGCTTCTCCTCCCCCGAGGAGGCCACCAAGGCCGTGACTGAGATGAACGGACGTATCGTTGGCTCCAAACCTCTGTACGTGGCCCTTGCCCAGCGCAAAGAGGAGCGCAAGGCCCACCTCACCAATCAGTACATGCAGCGCATTGCAGGCATGAGGGCCATGCCAGCCAACGCCATCATTAATCAGTTCCAGCCCCCCAGCGGCTACTTCATGCCAGCTGTGCCACAGGTGTGAGACTCTAAAGTTTGGCATGACACTGTATGTTAATGTATTTTGCCTCAATTTGGAATGCCACAAAAGCTCACGGATATATTATTTCCatgacagtttccaagtttctgTGTGCTAAAGTGGTAATCCATCGTGATACCTTTGCTGCCAAGTGGTGATGTTTTTGTGCTGCACTTCCCGCACTGGTTGTCAATCCAGCAGCTTAGTCAGAACTGTGGTGTCTTTTTCCTTAGATTTTCTGTTGGTGCCAAACAAATCATTGTTAGTGTTTTTAGTAATATTAAATACATCCCCTTCTCTATGTCAGATGATTTTCCCTATGAAAGAGTGTTTGaaacagtaaatgtaaaagctttcatgtcAATTGGCTATAGGTTGAATTGCTATTGTATTGTATGAGTAGCTAAATTTGGAGCATTCACTTCAGGAGCATATTGGAGCATGATCGTAGTGTCACAGCATAATGCCTTGAACTTGTTGGTTCCCACCAGGCCCAGAATAGGACTACTTACTATGCACCCAATCAGCTGGCCCAGATGCGACCTAACCCCCGCTGGCAGCAGCAAGGCGGCAGAGGTCAAGGTGAGCACATGATTGTACAACTGACTTTCATATAAGCTGCTCAGTAAATGCCACAGTTAGAGTATTGAAAATATGTTAAATGCCCTGTGGTCATCACCACTTCTCCCACTTCCAAGGTGGCTTCCAAGGGATGCCCAACTCGTTACGTCAGCCAGGTCCACGGGCCAACCTGAGACACATGACTCCCAACACCAGTTCCCAAGGCCCACGAGGTATACCCACTATTAATATCGCTTGACCAAAAGGGATCATTGACCTACTGACAGCTTCGACATTTTGGTGGCATTACACTTGGAGAACCACTTCAGAAAACAAACTGTGGACTCTTAatactgaaacactgacatcaacTTCCTCTCATAAACCCTTctatttgtcatttcaaaacTCACTGATGCTTTATTACCATGTGCACATGCAGGCATATACGTAGAAATATAAACACTGACACTTCTAAAGTTAAAGATAAGGAGGCCTAAGAAGCCAACACTGATCACACTTAATAATAATTGTAGATATGCACTAATCACAAGATTGTCTGGGCAGTTTTCATTCGGCTCCCATTTGAGCCAAGATAGATTCTAATTCCATGCCTGTTTGGTTCACTCTTCACGAATCCCTGTTGCTAGGTGCTGGCCAGGCCATGGGTCCCCGTCCCTCCATGGGAGTCCCTGCGCCCCGGGCCATGCCGCCTTACAAATATGCCACCGGTGTTCGTAACCCCAACCCGCAGGTGGTGCAACCTATTGCCTTACAGCAGGTATGAATAAAACCATGAGACTATCATTTGTAGCTGTTTGTATAGCTGTATAGCTGACAGGCTGCAATTTCTGCACTCAACCTGTTATTCAGCTTTCTAACTGTTTCCTGCATCCATCTGCTCCAGGCTCAACCAGCCGTGCACGTTCAGGGCCAGGAGCCTCTCACAGCCTCCATGCTGGCTGCAGCTCCCCCTCAAGAGCAGAAGCAGATGCTAGGTAAGCAACACATGTCACTACTCCGAAAAAAGTATTTAATCATACATGTTGCAGCTATGATGTGGGTTTGATCCACGCTCACTGTGCAATGTGGACTGTCTGGACTGTTTATCTTAGATTGATTCATTtgtgctgtctttctctgtattcttctcccacacacaaatAGGGGAGCGACTCTTCCCTCTGATTCAGGCCATGCATGCCAACCTAGCAGGGAAAATCACCGGCATGCTGCTGGAGATTGACAACTCTGAACTGCTACATATGCTGGAGTCCCATGAGTCTCTACGCTCAAAGGTGCCTTACTCTTCCTGAGTCATCATAATGGTGTTTTACTGCTTATTTGTCAGATGTCACATGCAGCatggatttgccatgtttgCTGCTGGGCAACAGACAGGCAAATGGCCAGTCTGTTGTAATTAATTACACTGTAGGCTACAATATACTTACTCAGgtttgatgttttctttgtacaggtggaggaagctgttgcggTGCTACAGGCCCATCAGGCAAAGAAAGATGCTACCCAGAAAGTGGGCGGCattgctactactgctgctgctgccacatcCTGAAGACGGTGTGCTTTATGACACTGGTATGACCGTCTATTAACATCACTGCAGTGCTGTTTTTCCAATGTCTCCTAAATCTCTTGCACTAGCGGTACTGACCCTGAGTTCTTGCTTCATGTACAGATAGTAGTGGTTATTGCATCATGTGTTTATACTACTTGCGCTGAGGCTAGCGGCactaatgaaatgtttttttgttatttcagagCACAGACAACTGAGCAGCAACGGGGAGAGAGACACTATACTGACTCCAACCACCAGAGTcctctgaacaaaacaaaaactcaaaaaaagagaaaatataattttaaaaacatacttgaacatttgaaaaaaaataataaataatatattacaGTACTTAATTTTCCTAGTTCTGTAATAGTTTTAAACTGCATACCAAAagcaataaatacaaatgaggGTGTTCTCTTGAGTCAAGGCCCTTCATTTTGTGGCTAAGGACAGAACCCTTTTTTTCTATAAGGAAAATGAGCATtgctctgtttctttgtttgaaagttttgtttgatttgcttTGAGCTGATGGATTCCTCCATCCCATTATGTTATCATGGGTGTGTGGTATTCTCAATAAAGGGATGATACATCAAAGTTGtgattatatgtttttattattattattattattattattattattattgtttcccctgtgtgtgtgtgtgtatgtgttgatcTTAAAAATAATGTGCTAACCAACTGTATGTCATTAtcagttttcatttctgttgtaGGAGGGAAATCACTTTTAAAGTTATaatgatgcacaaacacataatgcacatactttttacaactaggattaatgcacaagtaggATTTATTGacatatttctacataatgcacatactttttcaatacaaatttctaatgcacatatttttgtacttatttcttttctatttcttatcatttcacttatgcttataatcAGTACTCGAGTttaggggggatgagggtggatggcatccccactgaaataaaaacgttCATAATCATCCCCcttgtaaaactgccatcctcacttttcatcaagtgaaaaaaattgaccatcctccctgattttttttttttttttttacaactcgactactgctTATAATCTCTTGacaatttgagcaactgcaattGACTCTGAGTCTGATTCTGTCATATTAgttcatttaacaaaaaaaaaaaaagaaagaagaaatgttGAAATTCAAGAATATGGGTCAGAAATTTGCATAGGCTACATTTacacaacaatatacaaaatgtgTTGTGTATCATATTTAAGATGTAGGTAATGAGCTCAACTTAATGGGCAGAGGATTCTCATGCACTatgtgttttctcagttttctaATAAAACGCCGAGGTGTCATTGAGCAAGACTGTAGGTGCAGATGCTCAGTCACTGTAACACACTAGAGAAGAGcggacaaaatgtgaaaatgatccGAGCCTGTGACTGCAGAGCGGCGTCCCGAAGGCAGGTGGCGCTAGAGCTCCCTGTGCCGTGGAGAGGCGGGCTCTGCTCGCAGCGCGCCAATGACGAGCCGCCGGGGTCAGAGTTGAAGGGTTAGATCCAACATGGCGGCGACCAAACGAGTGCTGTATGTTGGTGAGTTACCAATATTGTTCAGAAATCGGTGTTAAAACgcaatgtttttccttttagcCTTCTTAAATATACGGAGAGTAGCACTTTGATTAAACCAAAGTAGCCAATGCTAAATCTAAGTTTGCGCCACGGCTAGTGGAGAATACAAAAGTTAGGGGGAAATAAAGAAACTGGGAAAGTTAGCCGGTAAGCGATAACGAGTTAGCTAGCTTAACAGATCGGAATTAATGTAAACTCCTAAGTGAAAACTATAAAATATAGTATATTTTACTCAATTCAATGTCAACTCAATGTCTATATTTCAAGTTGTTTAATGAATGTTAGCAAGTGGAAGTAGGATATATGATGCTTTATGCTGTTATATAACGGTAAAATGGCACCAATCCTTAATGACACCTGGTGGGAAATAAGGTAAAAATCCGGAGGTGGGTTTCAGACAACATTGTGATCCGTAAACGCAGCTCTCTCACCTCGGTTActttgcatcaaaatgtttctgGTCGTCATTTCTCACTGGAAACACGGTGGATATAATCAATTCTGTCTGTCAGAGTGACTTTGTGTTTGTCGGTTCATTCTCCATCGCTGCCATGTTGTGTCTCTGACAGGTGGGCTGGCAGAGGAGGTGGATGAGAAGGTGTTGCATGCGGCTTTTATTCCTTTTGGAGACATCACAGACATCCAGATCCCCTTAGACTATGAAACAGGTACAGTGAGTGGTTTTGtggcaaagtgtttttttgtttgtttgtctgtgtatctgtgatgTGACACACTATCAGGGAGCCAGATGTTAAAAGTTGCATTCATGTGTCTCATTTATAATTTCTCAGAAAAGCACAGAGGGTTTGCCTTCATTGAGTTTGAGCTGGCAGAGGTAAGTCCTGGCTAtggtactgaaacactgattgTTCCTCTGGGGACCTTTATGATGAGTTTCTCAGTTCactcaaattgtttttttttttgttttgttttgttttgtgctttatGCTCCtcaggatgctgctgctgctattgatAACATGGTGAGTCAGTCACGTCGCTCGCCACAGCCTGGATGCTTGTTACTGCACTTTCATATCAGTGTCCAAGACCCAGTGGCAGTGAGCTCACAGAAAATGCACTGttaacattatttttacatgttttctctttttctccaccaGAATGAGTCGGAGCTTTTTGGGCGAACTATTCGTGTCAACATTGCCAAACCCATGAGAATCAAAGAGGGCTCTTCTCGACCAGGTGATTGAGAAAATCCTGTGCAGAGAtggttttgtctttgttggtTTCATTAACATGGTAGTGACCGTAAGTCTGTCTTTGCTTTAGTATGGTCGGATGACGACTGGCTGAAGAAGTTCTCAGGGAAGACCGCAGAGGAGAGTGAGGCGATGGAGACGGCTGGAGAAACAcccaacacagcagcacaggaggtGAGACTCATTccagtgtttgctgtttgtttgattttagaGTAAAACCTGTTTAGACTCCCTTAGGATGGTCCATGAGGAATgattaatctatttttttcagGCCGAGCCCCCTGCCAAGAAGGGCCGAGTTAACCCCCAGGTCTACATGGATATCAAGATCGGCAACAAGCCAGCTGGGCGGCTACGCTTCCTCCTGCGGGCAGACATCGTTCCCATGACAGCAGGTCTATATGCTGTTTCCCGTATTGGTTTAAGCATCATTAGAACACTACATACCGTCTGTGCAGATAGCTGGGGGAAAAAGTATTATTTATGCTCAGCCAACTGGTAAAAATAGAGGCAGCAATAAATTGCACCAGAGAGAACAAATAGTAGTGCTTCACtttaaaaataggaaaaaacacAGTGGCCTGGATGCGAATCTGGCCAgactctttgctgcatgtcatcccctctctctccactgtgtctgtctaacaaagcagaaatgcccagaaaataaaaacagatgacaTTCAGtgacacaaatgtttttttttttttttcttacatgttGTTATAGAGAACTTTCGCTGCTTGTGTACACACGAAAAAGGCTTTGGCTTCAAGGGCAGCAGCTTCCACCGCATCATCCCTCAGTTCATGTGCCAGGGAGGTGACTTCACCAACCACAACGGCACCGGTGGCAAGTCGATCTACGGCCGCAAGTTTGACGACGAGAACTTTGTGCTCAAACACACGGCTGCAGGTGAGACGTTTCTGAGAGGCTGTCCgacagtgtgtgttctgtgaaGGGGGGGTTGTGTGGTTCATGGTTTGTGTTGATAAGTGTATCCTGTGGGTGACGGGCCAAacctctctcacgcacacaggGCAGCTGTCCATGGCCAACTCCGGGCCAAACACTAATGGCTCTCAGTTCTTCATCACAACTGACAAAACAGACTGGCTGGACGGCAAACATGTGGTGTTTGGAGAGCTGATAGAAGGGATGGATGTTGTCCGTGCTATGGAGGTAAGGGCTTACATGATGCACAACGGCtggaataattaattaatttagcaATATTGTCTTTATTTACAAGCAAATACCATTTATAACACCTGCTGATCGTATCAAGCGCTCTCTGCTGTTTCACTTTGAGTTGTGTAGCCAATCATAATGATTTAGAGAACAAACTGTATCTTATCTGCGGCTCTTCGCTTCAAGTGGACCATGTGAGAACAATATCAGATATCCCTACTGTTTTCAACTTGATCAGTGATAACTGTGAGAAGTAAATGCTACACTGATTTTTATggtcaaaataaaaagttggCAAGTAGCCAGTAGTGATTTTAAGATGCAAAGAGTACAATGGGATCAGTGCTCCTCTCAACAGTgcaataaaaagcaatattgCAATATATAGGAAACTTGTCT
It contains:
- the pabpc4 gene encoding polyadenylate-binding protein 4; its protein translation is MNTATTGSYPMASLYVGDLHPDITEAMLYEKFSPAGPVLSIRVCRDMITRRSLGYAYVNFSQPADAERALDTMNFDVVKGKPIRIMWSQRDPSLRKSGVGNVFIKNLDKSIDNKALYDTFSAFGNILSCKVVCDENGSKGYAFVHFETQDAADRAIEKMNGMLLNDRKVFVGRFKSRKEREAELGAKAKEFTNVYIKNFGDDMDDDRLKELFDKYGKTLSVKVMTDPTGKSRGFGFVSYEKHEDANKAVEDMNGTELNGKTVFVGRAQKKMERQAELKRKFELLKQERISRYQGVNLYIKNLDDTIDDEKLRKEFSPFGSITSAKVMLEEGRSKGFGFVCFSSPEEATKAVTEMNGRIVGSKPLYVALAQRKEERKAHLTNQYMQRIAGMRAMPANAIINQFQPPSGYFMPAVPQAQNRTTYYAPNQLAQMRPNPRWQQQGGRGQGGFQGMPNSLRQPGPRANLRHMTPNTSSQGPRGAGQAMGPRPSMGVPAPRAMPPYKYATGVRNPNPQVVQPIALQQAQPAVHVQGQEPLTASMLAAAPPQEQKQMLGERLFPLIQAMHANLAGKITGMLLEIDNSELLHMLESHESLRSKVEEAVAVLQAHQAKKDATQKVGGIATTAAAATS
- the ppie gene encoding peptidyl-prolyl cis-trans isomerase E isoform X1, with the protein product MAATKRVLYVGGLAEEVDEKVLHAAFIPFGDITDIQIPLDYETEKHRGFAFIEFELAEDAAAAIDNMNESELFGRTIRVNIAKPMRIKEGSSRPVWSDDDWLKKFSGKTAEESEAMETAGETPNTAAQEAEPPAKKGRVNPQVYMDIKIGNKPAGRLRFLLRADIVPMTAENFRCLCTHEKGFGFKGSSFHRIIPQFMCQGGDFTNHNGTGGKSIYGRKFDDENFVLKHTAAGQLSMANSGPNTNGSQFFITTDKTDWLDGKHVVFGELIEGMDVVRAMEAQGTKDGKPKQKVIISDCGEYV
- the ppie gene encoding peptidyl-prolyl cis-trans isomerase E isoform X2; this encodes MNESELFGRTIRVNIAKPMRIKEGSSRPVWSDDDWLKKFSGKTAEESEAMETAGETPNTAAQEAEPPAKKGRVNPQVYMDIKIGNKPAGRLRFLLRADIVPMTAENFRCLCTHEKGFGFKGSSFHRIIPQFMCQGGDFTNHNGTGGKSIYGRKFDDENFVLKHTAAGQLSMANSGPNTNGSQFFITTDKTDWLDGKHVVFGELIEGMDVVRAMEAQGTKDGKPKQKVIISDCGEYV